The region gcgctaaccactacgctaagaagcgcacatggacacacgcaccacgatgacaataaatacccaacattaacgaaagactgcgcgtttctaacgcgtttgtgctagcgcgttacggcccgtgtaagaagctggtgtaggacgctgtggcctctccgccttacccccgtattcctAAAcactgatggcgtcggcaaaccggtgcacgttccggcatgtgtaaacggctgcgtaaggcgctgtggcctctcccccttactagagagtactgcacgtttctaacgcgtttgtgctagcgtccccttcagcgggagatggtgcaattataatgaagggcgctgttataaaataagaatgacgtcacatatggcacgtgtcattggtggaagtcaatcgttcgatttagtgcggcgagactgggcgaattacacggaagattcacggttaaccgattattccctccggagcttcgcccactcatcatcattcaccccgtggatatgcggtgttttttttttctgtccggcTGAACACCTTGAAAGGGCCGTCGTAGGGAGGCGTTAGGGAAGGTAGGATGACTTAACGCCGTACAAAAACGTGGCTGGCTGTAGTCATGTCCTCGCTGACAAAACGCCAGTCGACAATGCATCGCGGCTAGGGCCAGGAAGCAAGACGAGAGGAAGTTCTTCAGCCCAAGAAGAGCGAGCCTGGCGAGCcatcaaggcggctttaagttgacGATGAATGCGTTCGACCATTCCATTGGCCGATGGGTGGTACACGGTGGTATGGACATGGCGGACGCCAAGTAGGCACGTGAGTTCGCGGAAGAGATCGCATTCAAACTGTCAGCCACGATCTGTGGTAACAACGCTGGGGCACCCGAAGCGTGATATCCAGCCAATAACAAACGCAGAAACCACGGTAAGTGCCCTTACGTCGGTGAGAGGAAACGCCTCAGGCCAGCGGGTATAACGGTCCGCACAAGTGAAGATGTAGCGAGCACCTCTGGATTGTGGGAGTGGGCCAACGATATCGATGTTAACGTGTTCGAACCGAGCGTCGGGTGGGCAAAAGGAGTTAATTGTCGATTTCGTGTGTTGTGTCGTCTTGGAGCGTTGACAGTGAAGGCATTCACGCCCCCAGCGGTGCACGTCAGAGTTCATACTCGGCCACACAAAGCGTGTCGTAATGAGACACTGCGTAGCACCAACTCCGGGATCACTTGCGCAGTGAAGCTTGTCGACTATTTGACGGAGGAGCTCGAGTGGGACAAACGGACGTGTTTGACCCCGTGAGACGTCGCCAGCGATGGTGCCCGAAGAAAAAGGAAGGGGAACGTCGGACAGCGCCAGTGACGTGGTGGATGAGCGGATGTCCCGAAGTTCGACGTTTGTAAGTTGCGCCACGGCGATTTCTTCGAAGTCAAGTATGGGCGTCGATATTGCGTCGATACGGGAGAGAGCACCTGCAGGCGCGTTGACTGGGCCTTCAATGTACGGAACgtccacggtgaattcggagataaagttGAGGGGCCGTATTTCTCGTGCGGTATAAATGTTGCGGTTACCGCGAAAAGGGTATGTCAAAGGCTCATGGTCCATGAGGACGTGAAAGCTTGGGCACTCCAGCAGGTGTCGGAAATGTCAAATGTCTAAGTATACCGCCAGCAGCTCACGACCGAACGTGCTGTATCGCGTTTCTGCAGGTTTCAGTTTCTGCGAGAAAAACACGAGTGGGTACCAGGAGTTGCGTTGGAACTGCTGCAAAACCGCGCCGACAGCCGTACTAGATGCGCCGGTGATGAGACGCATTTGTGCAACGTGCAAAGGATGCACCAGTAGTGTGGCATCCGCCAATGCGTTTTTGGCAGCTTCGAAGGACGCTTCGGCGTCAGACATCCAAGTTAGTTAGGAAGACGGAGCTTTCGTGGTCTTAAGTAGGTCGGTGAGTGGTATGATAATGCGGGCGATGTTGGCGAGAAAACGGCGGTGGAAGTTGAGCAGCCCAATGAACTCGCGGAGCTTTCGGATTGATGTTGGGCGAGGAAACTCGCACAAGGCTTGAACCTTCTTTTCAGATGGTCTGATTCCCTCGCGAGTCATGCGGTTTCCGAGGAACTCAATGTCGTCGATACCGAGGACGCACAGTGCGGGGTTGGTGAGAAGGCCGTATTCCTGGAGCCAAGAAAATAGCAGGCGCTAATGGTCGCAAGCTGTTCGTGGGAAACACTAGCCACAAGGAGGTCATCGAGATATGCAAATACGAAGGGGAGTCCTCGGGTTACCTCGTTGATGAACCTCTGGAACGTCTGAGCAGCGTTTCTCAACCCGAACGGCATGCGAACGTACTCGAAAAGCCCGAATGGTGCCACAATTGCAGTCTAAGGGATGTCCGCTGGCTCAACCGGAATCTTGTGGTAGGCTTTTACCAAATCCATCTTGCTGAATATCACCACTCCCGCTAAGTTGGCAGATAAGTCGTTAATGTGGGGGAGGGGATAGCGATCAGGGATGGTGCGCGCATTAAGGTCACGGTAGTCGCCGCACGGGCGCCTATCCCCAGGGTCACGCTTGGGAACCATGTGGGCAGCTGATGACCAACTGCTCGACGAAGGACGGATGATGCCCAGTTGCAGCATGTGGTCGAATTCTCTTTTGGCGATGGCAAGGCGGTCCGCAGCGAAGCGTCTGTGTCGGCAAAACTCTGGAGGGCCAGTAGTGACAACGTGATGTGTGACGTTGCGacgtactggcagatcgaggttgGAAGGTTTTGTGATGGCTGGGAAGTCTGACAGAATTGAGGCGTACATAGATGATTGTACCTGAGGCGCCGTTCCAGTGGTTAATGTCGTAGGTGCGAGGATTCCTTGTAtagacatactgattgtcgtgTCGACGAGTTGATGAGCGTGGAGATCAACACTGAGGGCGAAGTGGGTTAGAAAATCAGCACTTATTATGGTCATGCGTACGTCTGCACCGACGAATACCCAATGGAAGGCGCGTCGGAGACCCAAGTCGATGGTATAAGGGAGCGCTCACCttattgttacgcgctattccCGCATCCTatcgagcatggaagaatgcgccagaaagacggtgaagacgacgatcagagtacactctaaaaaaaaagggagtgagaatggagcaacgggctctgttcctccttcaggccagcgagttcctccttcgagcaaggttcgcgcgctgcgccctcttgcggcaatcgtaaatggaggaactttcctcccttagcgcgagcaccccgggacctgaaaatgagttgcgccgtgatcccgtgtagcgcatggcgatttcatcggctgcgaccgatcggttccatctctacgagcaccataggcgatcacttcacccactgactgtgtttgagtgccttcaatgtgctgcgtggatacttcatcgcgcaacgatgcgcatgcgatatcatgaacgtcggtggaggaaggttgatcgcaaaacaggcaagttattttattctcgatcattggtatgcgcatacgaattgctctcagcaataggctatatacattttagacgcagtcctgttagatagtatttactgcaccgagatgcaagcaagaccttaaaatgtattggtaatctagatcttcttgctcatgtaggggataatgcttaaggatatttcttttctttattctcgcggtacatgcggctgtcgtgccattattattagtgcgaaagtgcctattaagttgcgttaacaaaaacaaatatgtgtaaacgcgtacgtgtaatgaaagcggtgcagaaagtgaccgatagtatcccgaaatcgatcgccactgaaatttatagccgcagtggctatggtgctttatttccttatggtcgcggcttcgactccggttcctgtggccgattgcggtgggggcggaatttgaaagcaactgtagtctcttgtcaagtttttatgcaaattgtaacatattattctacagctatttaactatatgttgtttacgtggttcaaagcaaaggccaagtgatctgatttgtttttcatgcaccattctacatcatattcggtttgaaaaaaactttgtccacttttttcagtgtcatgcgttactgcatttgagaatgacattttcacaattcaattttttattccttttagaatacatggctaactggaacaagcactggacctttatatgtacatcatcgaagtggaagttcagcacatcaaaagacgcgacttaattgcttctataacctgcatggcttctgaaaataaatacagacgccagagccaaccataaatgacacaattgccgattttgttgtgtttgctgctttgttgtgatgtcttgcaataattgtttcatgaatttccatcaatgttgttgaatgccaccaatcttgactgcttaaaaattaccgagattgctggcaaaggtgtgtgataataaagcaattttgccttgctgtaataaagtgtgcatttatttactcttgcctccgtcactatcttaatttaaaattgctttcaaacgaaagcaaacttaacgtgttgtcagccaaactggcaagctttacaggtgagatgttgcatgttcagaggtcacgagcattaggtgttatgcatcaaaaatgctttcgaatcgttgttgtcctgaattagtttttagctactccttcatgaaatccctctttcccactagtccacataattatcagccttattttgccgtgccagtccttaaaagcctatacatagttgtgttatacatctactgcttgtaataaattatcaacacgcccaaattgccatttaagagtctgtcaccttttactagctaataacataataaatctgcacaattcaaaagtactgccatccaatgatttttaaagaatcgcactacaatgattaaaaacgaaagtaatgtaattaacaaataacaaaagtaacaacaaatatactatgatgaacaagagcacactacctgagcaagaaactgttttaagactctgtggaagaaataagcaggtgtctgccacagtttcaataaggcatcacaatagtctgatcaaatacattatggttcttccagaagcaaaaaaacaaaaaagtacacttctacaacattgtatgcaaagccaactagtaatacgtacagtggcacagttgatgtctgcaaatcaatacatggcaattctttattgtaacttgccttacaaataaaatcgaccgtggtgaccattatccatctgtaacactcgaagatgcaggcaatatggcacataaatagaaagcatgcggcaccaaaaggggccatgacaaaccacagccttcaacaacgcaccacatgcatttctatgcgttccacctcgtcaacccgtgttcaatgtcaccagcagccataagaaaagatgggtttcggcatgtgtgcatcaaagcattgttcagaagttatatcttgacaaataagcaaaacaggggcgaaatagccattttttcaatgtgcagaaacgatgcgaaagccagccattgagcatcctgaagggaaggtgcctgtgacatataaatgccaacagaagtatatgccgttaggatccgcttttaagtgcctttttgtgcctacatgaaagtgaactttgaagagtgctggtttctcagtggctttgggatgcctgaatgccaagtacaccatgcaatgagggttgccttcaggaatgtactctgcatatatttggggaagcagccgaaagaggcaccatttttggcttgctgatcccctaaggctggctttgccactacgaaatgcgtccctaatggcaggaggtatggcctttttgtcatgaaagccatacttgaaggacaatttttttccaaggtcctgcttgcggatcactccgtcagcaactaaaccttccaaaacgtggggaagaacacagtcaatacccccttcaagtatgtcatgcatggcatcaggaggtaattgttcagtgacatcaaacttttcaaggccttgcaatggcgatacatttgtaatgccgtacaagggcccatttatagctgggtcaagtgtgaatgctttaaggtggctcttgtgtgctgcacttgtcctctcgatacagtcatccaaattatgcagcatccgcaattgtctgtgctgagctaagcagtaatggcagactgtgccgctgctaaagcagcactagagacctgccaagaggtgcattgagaggttatctccagagaatgccacagtcacaacattaaagtgcagactgccagtgccccctccattcttttatattaaatttaggtcctgcacgagtggcagtagcacttaggccaggccatgccgtagcatgacacggtactccacaactagaagcaagtgaatggcactgagttttgaccgatgccgaggatgcagattcaaaatagaaaagttaactagtaaaattttgtgccgtccagcagcaccacctagagggtttacaagctccatctcatcagtgtacaaaagcaggAATACAGTGCtatgactggcatcctgtgcaagctgacggtactgattgaatgcattgccatcagcaaagtcatagagcacatcttgcgattttgacacagactgtgaaatgcattctagcaagtcctcgcatttcaggaaatttgttgacagtttagagatagaaatataacatgtaaagtctttgtaactgccagtctgcagtggcatctgagtagcttcagtgtaaataaagtgctccgaaatgtattttttttctcatgtgagtacttgtcaagtcggaaaatatattgacaatatccgcagcattcagttggcatgccaggttttctattgtgcacggtgccacattttttcctctaggagctttgcagtttttttgaacatcccttctatgacatcatgaatgagggctttcacaagggtgaaaatttcatctgtggtactcaacggtagctgcaacttttccatgattctgatgtAGAACATAGCTATatgcttccctgattgtcgcaatgaagtcaaagttcgaagcagtgtcatcactgtttgtatctgatgaagttgaggcatcagtaacgatgcattttctccagttgcttcaccacagccaaagtcaggtgtatgctcatcggcgctaatgccagcggcctttgtgtgaaagcgatacacgtgcttcttgtaggcgaagtaacggcgaaatgatgccgcgcaattctctattccacataatacgcagaaatacggctaacaactgaggacgtcttctgaaacgttccacttcagtgatatttcgcttctcgccttcaggcactgaggacgtgacggccgcatttaagcggaaagtaaaaacgcttgtatagtgcattggatgcacgtttaagaacctcgaaaatacattatagaatttctttctatgctaaactataatgtacgatatagattgttcaatggttcttattgtctcaacatctatacgcatgtatgctgggacagtgcctcctttatttttagaaaaatagaggaggcgctggctgggagtgacatcgtcgacgcagcaccggcaactaggagagcgcttttcaactgggtcgtaccattcgaaaggtaagtaatcgtgcttgctaactacactcgcattgtgcgtgctcctcgtgtgtgcacagagtgcgtgagcgtaggaaatggtactcccacgacaacagtaatacctgtgctgatgcttgctgagtgccggttggcaaaatttagttatgcaagtttgttgcctcaatgcaacattgaaaatcttgataagcgtcttcttccgatgagaaatattacgttcggaaataatcgtgatcatgtgcgcctgtgcgtgagctcccccttttctgctgaagttgcataatagcgacccatgtgctctttcaccgattcttactgcaatcccgtttcctcgcttataaatgcttcgacgtcgtaaataatctctgcttatgaggttttcggtttacgagcagtttatgagaaaaaaatcacagcttgctactagtacagcttactttttaagacaaggcgtgttgacataacttatacgcaagtaaacatgacgggaaagttgcttatgaaagaaaaaagaaatgaattgttatgtaaagaaacatttgtttgtgatgtgctgctcctgcgtgtgttgaaaattttactagaatgaaggggccctattatcatgtgcactgttgccaccctgcactagcgcaaacattgtttttgtgactatttttaggtgctcctcgcatgtattcaccatgtgacagctttaatgggctactgctataagtcaacacataacagaggggactccttggctatggccgccatggtgcaacgtgtaatctggatggatcgagtcaggtatatatgaagtgtatgtgttccaaatagtaggatctcagtatcattcgttgataagttagtcgacgtattactcaacacaggttactaaattgactaaatatttatgcaacttgctgcttatttgtgttcatagctgttttgcacacattatcacgttctataagaaaactagacccaacatgttgtgatgagtattttttctttcaacaatcacttggctgcgattaacattacatttttgctaagtacacggtgtgttcattactttttattttggtttcattgttctgaaactgtttttcatgctgtagcttttatttccgattttcatctgtttatgctacacgcttgtgcagtatctgcgtatgtaagaattcaaagtgtagtgggccaaatttgtcacaggtctaagcacacggcgtgcttagcattgtttaacatttacaattatttgtcttgttcccagaataaatgccactggcaaatgtacatttcgacgagcttggaacttatTGAAATGAtgcatgaaggccagtattcactgtgcgtagctactacaccagtgaggtgttttctagtaagcttgctattttattttatattcatggcaagctattccgatgcatgcaagtaggcattgtagcagttgcgagtctgtccagttacattgtttttcactttacgtcaatacagcatagaccgcagagttagctggtaaatagttcagtgtattgatactgtctcattaaagaaacacactacttcgcacatagtgcttaaatgtctgcttgctcttatggcatttgctggttattgccccgccacaatgttgctcatcaaatgcatttgatttcaacatgaccacacagaacattctgattgacactagtgtaattttaatagtgataatcaaccagccaaggcttaattctacagctctcaagaattatttctaatactttgggttcctttccatgtgttctgtttcatcctgtgtttcatcagcacagtgggcagtcctttaaaattattcattctacttggcgctgttcaggtagaaaatgttaaccagcaagtccaaattataatgctatcggtaagacttctattactgggtggatgaatacaaagtgctatatgtaattgtaaaagtatttttgacaaaaataccggtgtctagaacaagcaccatatgcactgcaactcttatagtgttaagttgggtaggcaagtacctatgctaagtatacttgtgcatatactttctacatattagctagtgttttagctacatgaaagagcgtatgttgtgactgctgaagtcaaatttatgattgatgtgcctgcctgtttttgttgtgcacttactgctgtggtgtcttaagcattgtagccatgtgacaactgaagtattgcaacaatgtgtaagctagcttgcacctactattgctacagtatgccaacagatacctatcaccatatttgtgcattttctgagaaccagctgtgttggctatgtgcaatttgtagtatccttatgagtttgccggtcagttcacgtaacttttgatgacataatttacagagagggaagggaaacagtacaacatgaatgctgttaaaaagggactttttattttgatggaaggattcaaaataacaataaaactggatgtgtgcttatatcttgcgcaagtcctatcagaggcaaggcagaagttgtaatacaaaggcataaaatcacgataaacagtatttgcattaaaaaaggtggataagcacagactaattttgttcgcttgtcatcaagaaaggttgctttttcatgcattgataacggggctggcttacacgtatcatttatgtggcatgcctcactgatttctcttggcactctttccccgtttgtgaaaacagatgaacaatcttaatccgacctgaagccctatcatgacaatgcacggccatgttgagcgagcatactggcctttcgagtgaaatgtgatgatttatttggcacgtatttagataacagccagtctgtcctgtatacatttgaccacctgtgaaaggaatacagcacactgccacgcacactagacaaatttggtggtatccttaaccaagcaaacctcgcttgcctgctcccctttctcaattcacttgtggactgttgtgcatagcagcccacaggtgaagtgagaaaggcacccaggcaagcgaggcttgcttagttagagataccaccaaatttgtcttgtgtccgtcagtgctagtgtggtctattcctttgatcatctgtatatttggtcgaatgtacatgaggcagactggccggctggtgcctcaacatgcatccaggagaacacgttaatcatcacatttcactcgaaaggccagtatgctcgctcgacatggccgtgcattgtcatgatagggcttgaggccggattaagattgttcatcggttttcacaaacggggaaagagtgccaagagaaatcagtgaggcataccacacaaacgagacatgtgagccagccccgttatcaatgcatgaaaaagcaccctttcttgatgacaagggaacgaaattagtctgtgcttatccaccttttttaatgcaaatactgtttatcgtgattttatgcctttgtattacaacttccgccttccctctgataggacttgcgcaagatataagcacacatccagttttattgttattttgaatccttccatcaaaataaaaagtccctttttaacagcattcatgttgtactgtttcccttccctctctgtaaattatgtcatcaaaagttacgtgaactgaccggcaaactcataaggatactacaaattgcacatagccaacacagctggttctcagaaaatgcacaaatatggtgataggtatctgttggaatactgtagcaatagtaggtgcaagctagcttacacattgttgcaatacttcagttgtcacatggctacaatgctaagacaccacagcagtaagtgcacaacaaaaacaggcaggcacatcaatcataaatttgacttcagcagtcacaacatacgctctttcatgtagctaaaatactagctaatatgtagaaagtatatgtgcaagtatacttggcatagatacttgcctacccaacttaacactataagagttgcagtgcatatggtgcttgttctagacaccggtatttttgtcaaaaatacttttacaattacatatagcactttgtattcatccacccagtaatagaagtcttaccgatagcattataatttggacttgctggttaacattttctacctgaacagcgccaagtagaatgaataatttaaaggactgcccactgtgctgatgaaacacagaatgaaacagaacacatggaaaggaacccaaagtattagaaataattcttgagagctgtagaattaagccttggctggttgattatcactattaaaattacactagtgtcaatcagaatgttctgtgtggtcatgttgaaatcaaatgcatttgatgagcaacactgcaataaccagcaaatgccataagagcaagcagacatttaagcactatgtgcgaagtagtgtgtttctttaatgagacagtatcaatacactgaactatttaccagctaactctgcggtctatgctgtattgacgtaaagtgaaaaacaatgtaactggacagactcgcaactgctgcaatgcctacttgcatgcatcggaatagcttgccacgAATATAAataaatagcaagcttactagaaaacacctcactggtgtagtagctacgcacagtgaatactggccttcatgtatcatttcaagaagttccaagctcgtcgaatgtacatttgccagtggcatttattctgggaacatgacaaataattgtaaatgttaaacaatgctaagcacgccgtgtgcttagacctgtgacaaatttggcccactacactttgaattcttacatacgcagatactgcacgagcgtgtagcataaacagatgaaaatcagaaataaaagctacagcatgaaaaacagtttcagaacaatgaaaccaaaataaaaagtaatgaacacaccgtgtacttaccaaaaatgtaatgttaatcgcagccaagtgattgttgaaagaaaaaatactcatcacaacatgttgggtctagtttctTATAGAACCTGATAATgtgcgcaaaacagctatgaacacaaataagcagcaagttgcataaatatttattcaatttagtaagctgtgttgagtaatatgtcgactaacttatcgacgaatgataccgagatcctatttggaacacttacacttcatacatacctgactcgaccatccagattacacgttgcaccacggcagccatagccaaggagtcccctccgttatgtggtcacagcctcgcccctataaaataagttgtgttaacttatagcagtagcccattaaagctgtcacatggtgaacacatgcgaggagcaactaaaaatagtcatgaaaacaatgtttgcactagtgcagggtggcaacagtgcacatgataatagggccccttcatctcagtaaaattttcaacacatgcaggagcagcacatcacaaacaaatgtttctttacacaacaattcatttcttttttctttcataagcaactttcctgtcatgtttagttgcgtataagttatgtcaacaaaccttgtcttaaaaagtaagctgtactagtagcaagctgtgatttttttctcataaactgctcgtaaaccgaaaacctcataa is a window of Dermacentor silvarum isolate Dsil-2018 chromosome 4, BIME_Dsil_1.4, whole genome shotgun sequence DNA encoding:
- the LOC119449239 gene encoding uncharacterized protein LOC119449239 — protein: MPFGLRNAAQTFQRFINEEYGLLTNPALCVLGIDDIEFLGNRMTREGIRPSEKKVQALCEFPRPTSIRKLREFIGLLNFHRRFLANIARIIIPLTDLLKTTKAPSS